In one window of Elusimicrobiota bacterium DNA:
- a CDS encoding DUF2892 domain-containing protein, whose translation MNIERTLRGVAGFFVLLSLGLAYTHSPKWLFFTAFVGLNLLQSAFTNWCPLMTILRKCSTPKTTV comes from the coding sequence ATGAATATTGAACGGACTTTGCGTGGCGTGGCTGGTTTTTTTGTTTTGTTGAGTTTGGGGTTGGCTTATACGCACAGTCCCAAATGGCTCTTTTTTACGGCTTTCGTGGGATTGAATCTATTGCAATCGGCTTTTACGAATTGGTGTCCTCTGATGACCATCTTGCGGAAATGCAGCACCCCCAAGACAACGGTTTGA